Within the Thalassoglobus sp. JC818 genome, the region GACCAGCAACTGGATGTCAGCATCCGTATCGACGGTCGATCCACAGTCATTTTGGAGTCGGCACTCGGTCCGGTTCCAGACGACGAGATGCGAGCTGAACACCTCCTCAAGCAAGTTCTCGGTCGGAGTTTGCTCCACTTTCGAAGGTGTAGAGATGTTGTCTGTTATGAGCCGGAATCGGAACAAATCGTACTGCAGAGGTCGTTCAACCTCGACGACATCTCCATCTCCGGTTTTCACGAGCAACTGGAGGAGTTTCTCAACACATTGGAACCTTGGAGAAACTTAATCAAAGAGTCCGACTCACCATCGATCGCTTCGATGCCGCTACAGTTTGTGACGCCTTAGTCCTTTGCAGTGGTCATACAATCAACTTCTCGTCAGCCAGCAGCAGTCAACGTAGTCCCCGATGCCGCAATCTCAGAATCTCGTTGACATTCCAGAAAGCATCGCGGAATCTACGCCGACCGTTGAACTCGATCGGCGATCAAATCGACTCGAAACAAGAGACAAACCGCTCTTCCAAATTGAGCATGACGACGACGAGACGGAAGCATCGTTGGCCGACTGTGACTTGCAAGAGCCATCGCGTGAAAGTCAGCTTTCGGCGTATGAAACAATGTTGTTGTATTATTACCTGAATACACAACTCTATGAGACAGGACAGGCACCTCTCCTGGCATCGGGACAACCGCGCCCGATTTACGACTGGTTTGTAAATGCCCTCAATGTCGCCCCCTTATGTGACTGGCTCTTCTCATACCTGAACAAGCTTGCTCGCTGGGAAAGAACCACAAAACACGGAGGTTCTGCCAATCAGAACGGTCAATGCCCGAGCAGCGAGATACCCAAATTCACAGAATGGCAACGTCTCCCCGGCATCAAAGTGTAGAGCAGATGAATCAGACTCTCATTATGATCACTGATTGACACTCTTCGACGGATTCTCAGAAAAGCACGGGGACGATTGTGCTGGCGTGCCGCGAAACCACGACACCGGACTTCGCATGAATTTGCTCCCCGAATCTTCGCGGGGAAAACTCTTGTCCATCATCCGTCGTCCACTTCCGACGCGATGGAAACCATTCGCATTCTGCGAGCCAAGTAACGGCGAACGAACGTCCAGTCCGGGCAAGTGATTCGCCCTCTCGAGTGTGATGTTGTATTCCGCGATCAGGCCAGGTGTGTAATCGACATTTGCCAGACACGTCCGGTCGTTGTCGAGATAGTCCAGATTTGTGATGACCTGACGATTTGGGACA harbors:
- a CDS encoding CesT family type III secretion system chaperone codes for the protein MTASLDTVFQHLSETLGIDDLIPEEDGRYRMQFDQQLDVSIRIDGRSTVILESALGPVPDDEMRAEHLLKQVLGRSLLHFRRCRDVVCYEPESEQIVLQRSFNLDDISISGFHEQLEEFLNTLEPWRNLIKESDSPSIASMPLQFVTP